The window GGCATTGTCGGGGGGAACCTCGATCTCGATCGAGGAGCTGTACTTCAACACGCCGGCGCGCCGGAAGTTCCTGCGCTCCGACGCGACCGAGTGGGCGCATTGCGAAGCGGCGTTCACCCGTCTCGCGCTCGCGCACCCGGAGGTGGGATTCACCCTCGCGCACAACGGGCGGGCGGTCCACCGGCTGCTGCCGGGCTCGCGCGCCGCGCGCGTCGAGGCGCTGCTCGGCGAGGAGTTCGTGCGCGGTTCGGCGCTGGTCGACGCGGAGAGCGCGGACGCGAAGCTCTCGGGCTACGCGATCCGGCCGACGCATGCCACGCAGGCCGCTTCGACGCAGATGCTGTTCGTCAACGGCCGGTTCGTGCGCGACCGGATGCTCGCACACGCGCTGCGCGAGGCCTACCGCGACGTGCTGCACCACGACCGGCAGCCGGCCTACGCGCTCTGGCTCACCATCGATCCGCGCCGCGTCGACGTGAACGTGCATCCGCAGAAGACCGAGGTCCGGTTCCGCGACAGCGGCGCGCTCCACCCGTTCGTGCGCGGGGCGGTCGAGCGCGCGCTCGCGGCGAGCGCGTCACAAGCCCCCGCGGTCTCCGCCGCCGACCGGCTCGGGATCGCGGCGGCGCGGATCCCGCCTCCGGGGTCGACCTCCTCCGGCGGCAACGTGACGGGTCGTGCGACGACGCAGGATGGGCTCGCGCTCGCGACCGAGCCCTCCGCGTTCTACGCGCGGCTCTTCGGCGAGCGTCGCGACGACGCTCCGGCGTTGCCGGCGACCGGCGACGACCATCCGCTCGGCTTCGCGCTCGCGCAGTTGCACGGCATCTACGTGCTCGCGCAGAACCGCGCCGGGCTCGTGCTGGTCGACATGCACGCCGCCCACGAGCGCATCGTCTACGAGAAGCTCAAGGCCGCGCATGGCGGCCGGCTGCCCGCGCAGCCGCTCTTGGTGCCCGCGACGTTCGCCGCCGAACCGGTGGAGATCGCGGCCGCCGAGGAGCACGACGCGGAACTCACGCGCCTCGGCTTCGCGATCTCGCGCATGGGCCCCGGCACGCTCGCCGTGCGCGCGATTCCCGCGCCGCTCGCGGATGCCGACGCCACGACGCTCGCGCGGAGCGTGCTGCACGACCTGCGCGAGCACGGACGAAGCGGCGGCGTCGAGGCGCGCCGGGACGAGATGCTCGCCTCGATGGCCTGCCACGGCGCGGTGCGCGCGAACCGCCTGCTCGCGATTCCCGAGATGAACGCGCTGCTGCGCGAGATGGAGGCGACCGAGCGCGCGGGCCAGTGCAACCACGGGCGGCCCACGTGGTACCAGCTCACGCTGCCGGAGCTCGACCGGCTGTTCATGCGCGGGCGCTAAATGCAACATCGATTCAGCGCTCTCCGTG of the Burkholderiales bacterium genome contains:
- the mutL gene encoding DNA mismatch repair endonuclease MutL; the encoded protein is MGAIRALPDLLINQIAAGEVVERPAAALKELIENSLDAGATRIDVDLAGGGVKRIRVVDDGAGIDREDLPLAVARHATSKIAAPSDLEAIATLGFRGEALASIAAVSRLALTSRGAGRPHAWRIEVDGGTIAPIAPAALSGGTSISIEELYFNTPARRKFLRSDATEWAHCEAAFTRLALAHPEVGFTLAHNGRAVHRLLPGSRAARVEALLGEEFVRGSALVDAESADAKLSGYAIRPTHATQAASTQMLFVNGRFVRDRMLAHALREAYRDVLHHDRQPAYALWLTIDPRRVDVNVHPQKTEVRFRDSGALHPFVRGAVERALAASASQAPAVSAADRLGIAAARIPPPGSTSSGGNVTGRATTQDGLALATEPSAFYARLFGERRDDAPALPATGDDHPLGFALAQLHGIYVLAQNRAGLVLVDMHAAHERIVYEKLKAAHGGRLPAQPLLVPATFAAEPVEIAAAEEHDAELTRLGFAISRMGPGTLAVRAIPAPLADADATTLARSVLHDLREHGRSGGVEARRDEMLASMACHGAVRANRLLAIPEMNALLREMEATERAGQCNHGRPTWYQLTLPELDRLFMRGR